A region from the Cannabis sativa cultivar Pink pepper isolate KNU-18-1 chromosome 9, ASM2916894v1, whole genome shotgun sequence genome encodes:
- the LOC115722315 gene encoding transcription factor GTE8, which produces MTVTKASRYPGSYYGNAIQTAGESEGSGSSGRMDMEIAASEASSALKRNCISMNSDKSAGFCIPKQVVNLSTLSRSERKNLLHRLRKNLGQTRVVMKKAELFKPNGLARSSSSGILSCSSGQNLPTNGKSKKPSMLTSGQVKNLNAGVKKAEMNRSFSGKFESANRTSTSAPSATIVMLLKQCEVLLKRLMTHQFGWVFNSPVDVVKLNIPDYFTVIKHPMDLGTVKSKLASGSYSNPMEFYADVRLTFTNAMTYNPRGNDVHAMADTLNKFFEVRWKAIEKKLPKAHPKPLPEKSGSRVNLELAEPAPPSKKRKVIPTQPELRPEPAKRVMNDEEKHRLGKQLESLLGGENEMPVNIINFLKDNSSESKDSGEDEIEIDIDDLSDDTLFTLRKLVDEYLEEKQKGQSQAEPCEIELLHGSGLSNSSMQPCKENDPIDEDVDIGGNEPPVSSYPPMEIEKDTDHMISKSMSSNSSSDSESSCRSESDCDGTKASTLVNDSKVPEMLDSTTELDEKTTISDHNERHETDSGLDQVEQPSERKPGSVESDSCQDVDGVPTGRRVSPDKQYRAALLKNRFADTILRAREKTLNDGDKGDPEKLRREREELELQQRREKARLRAEAQAAEDARRRAEVEAAAEAKRKRELEREAARQALLQIEKTVENEINENSRFLQDLEMLRTAPVEFLPSSADETSPDNSQDGLGSFKFGSSNALEQLGLFMKVDDEEEEGDLACVPSTIDCMEEGEID; this is translated from the exons ATGACTGTAACGAAGGCAAGTAGGTACCCGGGAAGCTATTACGGTAATGCCATTCAAACAGCTGGTGAGTCTGAGGGTTCTGGTAGCTCAGGAAGAATGGACATGGAAATTGCTGCCTCTGAGGCTTCAAGCGCCTTGAAGAGGAATTGCATAAGCATGAATTCGGACAAGAGTGCTGGTTTCTGTATTCCCAAGCAAGTTGTGAACTTGTCTACTTTGTCACGATCTGAGAGAAAGAATCTGTTGCATAGATTGAGAAAGAATCTTGGACAGACTAGAGTTGTTATGAAGAAAGCTGAGTTGTTTAAGCCTAATGGTCTTGCAAGGTCTTCTTCGAGCGGCATTCTTAGCTGTAGCAGCGGGCAGAATTTGCCAACCAATGGTAAATCCAAGAAACCCTCAATGCTAACTTCTGGCCAAGTTAAGAACTTGAATGCTGGAGTTAAGAAAGCTGAAATGAATAGGAGTTTTTCTGGGAAGTTTGAATCAGCTAATCGGACTTCAACTTCAGCCCCAAGTGCTACAATTGTGATGTTGTTGAAACAATGTGAGGTATTGTTAAAACGATTGATGACTCATCAGTTTGGATGGGTATTTAATTCCCCTGTTGATGTAGTGAAGTTGAATATTCCGGATTATTTTACTGTTATCAAGCATCCAATGGATTTGGGGACTGTTAAGAGCAAGTTAGCTTCAGGTTCATACTCAAATCCCATGGAGTTTTATGCTGATGTGAGACTTACCTTCACAAACGCAATGACCTACAATCCTCGTGGAAATGATGTCCATGCCATGGCCGATACCcttaataaattttttgaagTGAGGTGGAAGGCCATTGAAAAAAAGCTGCCAAAAGCTCATCCCAAACCATTACCGGAAAAATCAGGTTCTAGGGTGAACTTAGAACTAGCTGAGCCAGCACCTCCTTCAAAAAAGAGGAAAGTTATTCCTACACAACCTGAGCTAAGGCCAGAGCCAGCAAAAAGAGTAATGAATGACGAGGAGAAGCATAGGCTGGGCAAGCAATTAGAATCTTTGCTGGGTGGTGAAAATGAGATGCctgtaaatataattaatttcttgAAGGATAATAGTTCAGAGAGCAAGGACTCTGGAGAGGATGAGATTGAGATTGATATAGATGATCTCAGTGATGATACATTGTTCACATTGCGTAAGCTTGTTGATGAATATTTGGAAGAGAAGCAGAAAGGGCAATCACAAGCCGAACCTTGTGAAATAGAG CTTTTGCACGGCTCAGGGTTGAGCAATTCATCTATGCAACCATGCAAAG AAAATGACCCAATTGATGAGGATGTGGATATTGGTGGAAATGAGCCTCCTGTCTCGAGTTATCCTCCCATGGAGATCGAAAAGGATACAGACCATATGATCAGTAAATCTATGAGTTCAAACAGCTCTAGTG ATTCAGAGTCCAGCTGTCGTTCTGAGAGTGACTGTGATGGTACTAAGGCCTCAACTTTAGTTAACGACTCTAAG GTTCCAGAAATGTTGGACTCTACAACTGAATTAGACGAAAAGACAACTATTAGTGATCATAATGAAAGGCATG AGACTGATAGTGGCTTGGACCAAGTTGAACAACCTTCTGAGCGAAAACCCGGCTCTGTTGAATCAGACAGCTGCCAAGATG TGGATGGTGTTCCAACTGGGAGACGGGTCTCCCCTGACAAGCAATACAGAGCAGCTCTACTAAAGAATCGGTTCGCTGATACCATTTTAAGAGCACGAGAGAAAACTCTGAATGAT GGTGATAAAGGAGATCCTGAGAAATTGCGGCGGGAGAGGGAAGAACTTGAACTGCAGCAGAGAAGAG AAAAAGCAAGGTTACGAGCTGAAGCTCAGGCTGCTGAAGATGCTCGAAGACGAGCTGAAGTGGAAGCTGCAGCTGAGGCTAAACGAAAGAGAGAACTTGAGAGAGAGGCAGCACGGCAAGCATTGCTACAG ATCGAAAAAACTgttgaaaatgaaattaatgAGAATTCTCGGTTCCTTCAAGATTTAGAAATGCTTAGGACTGCCCCTGTAGAGTTCTTACCTAGCTCAGCAGACGAAACCAGCCCAGATAATTCACAGGATGGCTTAGGTAGCTTCAAGTTCGGGAGCAGTAATGCATTGGAACAACTTGGGTTGTTCATGAAAGTGGAtgacgaggaagaagaaggcGACCTAGCTTGTGTTCCTAGTACCATAGACTGTATGGAAGAGGGAGAAATTGATTAG